The Pecten maximus chromosome 11, xPecMax1.1, whole genome shotgun sequence genome has a segment encoding these proteins:
- the LOC117338537 gene encoding importin-4-like has protein sequence MASNLEETLGKLLVPDNNTIQLATQQLKELFKDPNIVPGLCQVLGSSQVPQVRQFAAVLLRRKIQKGRHYRALPENIINNIRDNILQILVQEPEKSVRNSIAQVVAVVAKHDLPNNSWPQLLQFLGTSCKSQTVVERETGAFVLHSVASGAGEQLKPHLASLLQMLAVVVNDTESVLVPYYSVRTITELIFFIGEDEKKYVQGMIPRILEFAKILIPQDEEKACEVLEVFDEMLECEVNIIVPHMKTVVDFSLEVAGTSALGDSVRVKAMSFIASFVKLKKKAFLKQKLVDPVLNVVFPVMCAGTEDDEEDDDEVVDEVEAQKPSVYGPQVIDTMALHLPPDKFIPNLMKIVEPAVLSETSSHRRAAYLALAVVAEGCADYITNKHLQAVLQCVVKGLNDPEPQVRNSALFALGQFSEHLQPDISKFASELLPLLFEYLGRATKEADKNPKGLTKSYYALEMFCENLGKDILPYLATLMEHLINVLQTSPTNRPKELAISALGATVNAAKEGMKPYFPVIIEQFKIYLMAGEDEEMRKLQIQTLDTLGVLARGVGLETFLPLTKECAQLGLNLLHTVDDPDLRRCVYGLFASLSSIMKGDIGPYLENLITHMLGSLKSTEGVKAHVKTAEEQVSLFNEEDFGEEEDISQEDDEEDDEQHIEGISVENAFVDEKEDTCCALGELAANSGSIFFPYLEKSSRICHKQTSSVSEKSFAVGTLAEIVQACGAAILPFTDTLYPLFMKMVKDEDDEVSSNSVFAVGVLIATSGEKLISQYPEVLKCLFDILSKGNNPRLLDNICAATCRMIMTYKAGVPMSQVVPVIMQCLPLKEDFEENETVYKCLAELYSSGDGEILKQTPKLLEVVSQVLGSEGLKDETQSMLIQTVKLMHKQFPDDFKAITQSLSPEQASKLETCLTYANGAS, from the exons ATGGCCTCCAACTTGGAAGAAACACTCGGGAAACTTCTTGTTCCAGACAACAACACGATTCAGCTG GCAACACAGCAGCTGAAGGAGTTATTTAAGGACCCTAACATTGTCCCTGGTCTCTGCCAGGTCCTCGGATCATCTCAAGTGCCTCAA GTTCGTCAATTTGCAGCAGTTCTTCTGAGAAGAAAAATCCAGAAAGGGAGACATTATCGTGCTCTTCCAGAAAATATCATTAACAA TATCAGGGATAACATCTTACAGATCCTTGTACAAGAACCAGA GAAGAGTGTGAGGAACTCCATTGCCCAGGTGGTTGCTGTGGTGGCCAAACATGACCTTCCAAACAACAGCTGGCCACAGCTGCTGCAGTTTCTGGGAACCTCGTGTAAGAGTCAAACAGTTGTGGAGAGAGAG ACTGGTGCATTTGTACTTCACTCTGTGGCATCTGGGGCGGGAGAACAGCTGAAGCCTCATCTTGCAAGTCTGCTGCAGATGCTGGCTGTAGTAGTCAATGATACAGAGAGTGTTCTTGTTCCATACTACTCAGTAAG aacAATCACAGAACTTATCTTCTTTATTGGCGAAGATGAGAAG AAATATGTTCAAGGTATGATTCCAAGAATTTTGGAGTTTGCAAAAATTCTTATACCACAAGATGAG GAGAAAGCGTGTGAAGTGTTAGAGGTATTTGACGAGATGTTGGAGTGTGAAGTGAACATCATAGTGCCTCACATGAAAACCGTGGTTGATTTCTCTCTAGAG GTTGCCGGAACATCTGCCCTGGGCGACAGTGTACGAGTCAAGGCTATGTCTTTCATAGCATCATTTGTCAAGCTCAAGAAGAAG GCTTTCCTGAAACAGAAGCTAGTAGACCCTGTGTTAAATGTCGTTTTCCCTGTGATGTGTGCTGGAACAGAGGATGATGAAGAAGATGATGATGAAGTTGTAGATGAAGTAGAGGCACAGAAGCCATCTGTTTATGGCCCCCAG GTGATCGATACAATGGCTCTCCATCTTCCTCCTGACAAATTCATTCCTAACCTG ATGAAGATCGTAGAGCCTGCAGTTTTGAGTGAGACATCTTCGCATCGTCGCGCTGCGTACCTTGCTCTGGCTGTAGTAGCAGAAGGTTGTGCTGACTACATCACCAATAA ACACTTACAGgcagtattacagtgtgttgTCAAAGGTCTGAATGATCCAGAACCACAGGTTAGGAATTCTGCACTTTTTGCTCTTGGACAATTTTCAGAACATCTACAG CCGGATATCAGCAAATTTGCctcagagttacttcccctgctGTTTGAATACCTTGGCCGAGCAACAAAGGAGGCTGATAAAAATCCCAAGGGTCTGACCAAAAGCTACTACGCTTTAGAAATGTTCTGTGAAAACCTTG GTAAAGACATTCTGCCCTACTTAGCCACATTAATGGAGCACCTGATCAATGTCCTCCAGACCTCGCCCACCAACCGACCAAAGGAACTGGCAATAAGTGCCCTAGGAGCCACTG TAAATGCAGCAAAGGAAGGTATGAAGCCCTACTTTCCTGTTATCATTGAGCAATTCAAAATCTATCTCATGGCTGGAGAAGATGAGGAGATGAGAAAGTTACAGATACAGACTTTAG ACACCCTTGGAGTGTTGGCTCGGGGAGTAGGACTGGAGACCTTTCTTCCATTGACTAAGGAGTGTGCACAGCTTGGCTTGAATCTCCTACACACAGTCGATGATCCTGACCTTCGCAGATGTGT GTATGGGCTGTTTGCATCACTGTCCTCCATCATGAAAGGTGATATTGGGCCTTACCTAGAAAATCTCATTACACATATGCTTGGCTCTCTGAAGTCTACAGAAGGCGTAAAG GCACATGTGAAGACAGCGGAAGAACAAGTGAGCTTATTTAATGAGGAAGACTTCGGTGAGGAGGAGGACATATCTCAAGAAGACGACGAGGAAGATGATGAGCAGCATATAGAAGG GATCAGTGTAGAGAATGCCTTTGTTGATGAGAAAGAAGACACCTGCTGTGCTCTAGGAGAGCTGGCTGCCAATTCAGG GTCAATATTCTTTCCATACCTAGAGAAGAGTTCAAGAATATG TCAT AAGCAAACCAGTTCTGTGTCTGAGAAGTCGTTTGCCGTGGGGACCCTGGCTGAGATCGTGCAGGCTTGTGGTGCTGCTATCCTTCCCTTTACAGACACCCTGTACCCTCTGTTCATGAAGATGGTTAAGGATGAGGATGATGAAGTGTCCAGTAACTCTGTTTTCGCTGTTGGAGTCCTGATAGCTACCAGCGGGGAGAAGTTAATCTC ACAATATCCCGAGGTCCTCAAGTGCTTGTTTGACATTCTAAGTAAGGGCAATAATCCACGTCTACTCGACAACATCTGTGCTGCCACATGTCGGATGATTATGACCTACAAAGCTGGCGTTCCAATGTCACAg GTTGTTCCAGTCATTATGCAATGCCTGCCCCTGAAAGAGGACTTTGAGGAGAACGAAACTGTTTATAAATGTCTGGCTGAGCTCTACAGCAGTGGTGATGGGGAG ATTTTGAAGCAAACTCCAAAGTTACTTGAAGTTGTATCACAAGTTTTGGGTTCTGAAGGATTAAAGGATG AAACACAGTCCATGTTGATACAAACGGTGAAGCTGATGCACAAACAATTCCCAGACGACTTCAAAGCTATAACACAGAGCCTGTCTCCTGAGCAGGCCAGTAAGCTGGAGACATGTCTGACTTACGCCAATGGGGCTTCCTAA